In Phoenix dactylifera cultivar Barhee BC4 unplaced genomic scaffold, palm_55x_up_171113_PBpolish2nd_filt_p 000613F, whole genome shotgun sequence, one DNA window encodes the following:
- the LOC103698854 gene encoding uncharacterized protein LOC103698854 yields MEDDRRPPSPDPSYRSESPDTPRSGAGSADLAGVYQLMVQLLQQQQQIQLATIQPTSSYYERFRRLNPPVFDGGPDPIAAETWIRDMEKMFQALQFPEETKVRLAIPQLKGSAEFWWTTMEPAYPASRITWRDFTRLFYAEYFPDSVNQMKQDEFLTLTQSEHMSVLQYASKFNELGRFCPQFMENESSKASRFERGLRYRIRSRISSHLFTCYRDVLDRALKVEADLMRPDLERSDLTKARPAGGQSSRPKGIKGSMIKKRQNRGCPSCGKHHSGPCLKKIGACFTCGQLGHMACDCPKRAPRPPATEGQKPRNTPRVFALTRQDASVSDQVVTDHHQ; encoded by the coding sequence ATGGAGGATGATAGGAGGCCACCGTCCCCAGATCCTAGCTACCGCTCCGAGTCCCCGGATACACCACGCTCTGGGGCAGGTAGCGCGGATCTAGCTGGAGTGTACCAATTGATGGTGCAGCTcctccagcagcagcagcagatacAGCTAGCTACCATACAACCAACCAGCTCTTATTATGAGAGGTTTCGACGATTGAACCCACCAGTATTTGATGGCGGACCGGACCCGATAGCGGCCGAGACATGGATTCGGGATATGGAGAAGATGTTCCAGGCACTCCAGTTCCCCGAAGAAACGAAGGTCCGATTAGCCATTCCCCAGCTGAAGGGGAGCGCCGAGTTTTGGTGGACGACCATGGAGCCCGCATACCCCGCCAGCAGGATTACTTGGAGGGACTTCACGAGGCTGTTCTATGCAGAGTATTTTCCGGACTCGGTGAACCAGATGAAACAAGATGAATTTTTGACACTGACGCAGTCCGAGCATATGTCTGTCCTGCAGTATGCCAGCAAATTCAACGAACTGGGCCGGTTctgcccccagttcatggaAAATGAAAGCAGTAAGGCAAGCCGGTTTGAGCGAGGGTTGAGGTACAGGATCAGATCTCGGATATCTTCTCACCTATTCACCTGCTACAGAGACGTGCTGGATCGGGCCTTGAAGGTTGAGGCCGACTTGATGAGGCCTGACTTAGAAAGAAGTGATCTGACGAAGGCCAGGCCAGCAGGAGGACAGAGCAGTAGGCCCAAGGGCATCAAGGGGTCTATGATTAAGAAGAGACAGAACCGAGGTTGCCCTAGCTGCGGCAAGCATCACAGTGGGCCCTGTTTGAAGAAAATTGGGGCCTGTTTTACATGCGGGCAGCTCGGACATATGGCATGTGACTGCCCGAAGAGGGCACCCAGACCTCCTGCAACCGAGGGCCAGAAGCCAAGGAACACCCCCCGAGTATTCGCACTGACTCGCCAGGACGCCAGTGTGAGCGACcaagtggtgacag